One Miscanthus floridulus cultivar M001 chromosome 11, ASM1932011v1, whole genome shotgun sequence DNA window includes the following coding sequences:
- the LOC136494619 gene encoding uncharacterized protein, with amino-acid sequence MPSSTPPSVQPTPSLQPLPSPAVGQSTRIDVREIKSKIFKRIGPERARKYFQHLERFLSSRLSKNEFEKLCLVALGRENVPLHNHLIRSILHNASRVCGPPVINDPKLVRGATTSVHAIVPPVWDNGGVLNLNVKENKPLSRRGNVLTQKSSLDHCETIMLENGVHHLSDPKRCTQFQKSDHLEPLIKRPCVEKEPFSLHNSLYSNGSAMASRENLGQEIIHQFQGPVQAPLGIQLRPGSFGVAQIPLPLASVSSKDTSDTCIEVGELCETSSVKKRMDKMAGTSGLEGVSIECANLLNNGIDVFVKQLIGSCVELVRSRSQHGKLRHEALKQQLCRKLINGVSVHTHVSGQSSIIPPETNSISMQDLKTVIELNPCLLGINASLLLEKINSYD; translated from the coding sequence ATGCCGTCCTCTACACCACCATCAGTACAACCCACACCAAGCCTTCAACCATTACCATCTCCTGCAGTAGGCCAGAGTACTCGTATTGATGTTCGTGAGATCAAGTCCAAGATTTTTAAGAGGATTGGGCCTGAACGAGCAAGGAAATACTTTCAGCACCTGGAAAGGTTCTTATCTTCAAGACTGAGCAAGAATGAATTCGAGAAGCTCTGTCTTGTGGCACTTGGCCGTGAAAACGTCCCATTGCACAACCACCTTATCCGTTCCATTCTACATAATGCCAGTCGAGTTTGTGGCCCACCTGTAATTAATGATCCTAAGCTGGTCAGAGGTGCCACCACTTCTGTCCATGCAATTGTTCCTCCTGTCTGGGACAATGGCGGCGTGTTGAACCTAAATGTCAAAGAGAACAAACCATTAAGCAGACGGGGAAATGTACTGACCCAAAAGTCATCACTGGATCATTGTGAGACTATTATGCTGGAGAATGGTGTTCATCATTTGAGTGATCCGAAGAGATGTACACAATTTCAAAAAAGTGACCATTTGGAGCCACTTATCAAGCGACCGTGTGTGGAGAAGGAACCATTCAGTTTACATAATTCTCTGTACAGCAATGGGTCTGCTATGGCTTCAAGAGAAAACCTGGGACAAGAAATTATACACCAATTCCAAGGTCCAGTGCAAGCACCACTTGGCATTCAGTTACGTCCTGGCAGTTTTGGTGTGGCCCAAATACCTTTACCCCTTGCTTCTGTGAGTTCAAAGGATACCTCTGACACTTGTATTGAAGTTGGTGAACTCTGTGAGACTTCGTCAGTGAAGAAGAGGATGGACAAAATGGCAGGAACATCTGGGTTGGAAGGGGTCTCGATAGAGTGTGCCAATTTGTTGAATAACGGCATTGATGTTTTCGTGAAGCAGTTGATTGGATCTTGTGTTGAATTAGTTAGATCAAGGTCTCAACATGGCAAACTAAGACATGAGGCATTGAAACAGCAGCTGTGCCGAAAGCTAATAAATGGTGTATCAGTACATACCCATGTTTCTGGGCAGAGTTCTATTATACCTCCAGAGACAAATTCCATCTCCATGCAGGACTTAAAGACAGTAATAGAGTTAAACCCTTGTTTGCTTGGGATTAATGCATCACTGCTACTTGAAAAGATCAATTCATATGACTAG